The following proteins come from a genomic window of Micromonospora zamorensis:
- a CDS encoding VOC family protein has protein sequence MTASADLAMVNLDSSDPAGHAAFYHQALGWEITHSQPEYAMISSGGVSIGFGLVEGYRPPSWPDPAGDKRYHLDLYVDDLATAEETFVAAGASKPDFQPGGERWVVLLDPIGQPFCICPRPQS, from the coding sequence GTGACAGCCTCTGCGGACCTCGCCATGGTCAACCTCGACAGTTCCGACCCCGCCGGCCACGCCGCGTTCTACCACCAGGCGCTCGGCTGGGAGATCACACACAGCCAACCCGAGTACGCGATGATCAGCTCCGGTGGTGTCTCCATCGGCTTCGGGCTGGTCGAGGGTTACCGTCCGCCGTCCTGGCCGGACCCGGCGGGCGACAAGCGCTACCACCTGGACCTGTATGTCGACGACCTCGCCACGGCGGAGGAGACGTTCGTCGCGGCGGGCGCCTCGAAGCCGGACTTCCAGCCCGGCGGCGAGCGGTGGGTGGTGCTTCTCGACCCGATCGGGCAGCCGTTCTGCATCTGCCCCCGACCGCAGAGCTGA
- a CDS encoding low temperature requirement protein A → MTPSEPPAVRPKRQWLLRERRGVEPTTSMELFFDLVFIFTTTQLTHYLIAHPDWRGAARTALLLALIWFVWIYTAWGTNWLRPDQAPVRALLIALMLGSLLLSAAIPEAFAGAGLVFALVYATVQVGRTVFALWAVQGQPWLVDGFQKTLPWFVATSSLVALGGVIGGVFQEALWAAAIVIEVIGLSTGFPVPGLGRSPAERWMVEGGHLAERCQAFILIALGESILVTGSTLAQHLNLTMSGAFVLAFAGSVALWWVYFARSAPAAAEVIARAGERTGGLGRLAFNYLHPVMVAGIIVTSAGDEQLLREPGAPATTTAALFTLGGPALFLAGHAAYKAVLWRILPTSRIAAVVLLLALVPLCVGLGATVAVCATLALAVIIAVILADRFRVRRGVPQPS, encoded by the coding sequence GTGACCCCTTCTGAGCCGCCGGCCGTTCGGCCGAAGCGGCAGTGGTTGCTGCGCGAGCGTCGGGGGGTGGAGCCGACCACGTCGATGGAGCTGTTCTTCGATCTGGTCTTCATCTTCACCACCACCCAGTTGACGCACTACCTGATCGCGCACCCGGACTGGCGTGGCGCCGCCCGCACCGCGCTCCTGCTGGCGCTGATCTGGTTCGTGTGGATCTACACCGCCTGGGGGACGAACTGGCTGCGACCCGACCAGGCGCCGGTACGGGCGCTGCTGATCGCGCTGATGCTGGGCAGCCTGTTGCTCTCGGCGGCGATCCCCGAGGCGTTCGCCGGCGCCGGGCTGGTCTTCGCGCTCGTCTACGCGACAGTGCAGGTGGGCCGCACCGTGTTCGCGTTGTGGGCGGTGCAGGGCCAGCCGTGGCTGGTCGACGGGTTTCAGAAGACGCTGCCATGGTTCGTCGCGACGTCGTCGCTCGTGGCGCTCGGCGGCGTGATCGGCGGCGTCTTCCAGGAGGCGCTGTGGGCGGCGGCGATCGTGATCGAGGTGATCGGCCTCTCGACCGGCTTCCCGGTGCCCGGTCTGGGCCGCAGTCCCGCTGAGCGGTGGATGGTGGAGGGCGGGCACCTGGCCGAGCGGTGCCAGGCGTTCATCCTCATCGCCCTGGGTGAGTCGATCCTCGTCACCGGGAGCACACTCGCGCAACACCTGAACCTGACGATGTCCGGCGCGTTCGTGCTGGCGTTCGCCGGTTCGGTGGCGCTGTGGTGGGTGTACTTCGCCCGGTCCGCCCCGGCGGCGGCGGAGGTCATCGCGCGAGCCGGTGAGCGCACCGGCGGTCTGGGCCGGCTGGCGTTCAACTACCTGCACCCCGTGATGGTCGCCGGCATCATCGTCACCTCGGCGGGTGACGAGCAGCTCCTGCGTGAGCCGGGTGCCCCCGCCACCACGACCGCCGCCCTGTTCACGCTGGGCGGTCCGGCGTTGTTCCTCGCCGGGCACGCCGCCTACAAGGCGGTGCTGTGGCGGATCCTGCCGACAAGCCGGATCGCAGCGGTGGTGCTCCTGCTCGCGTTGGTGCCGTTGTGTGTGGGGCTGGGGGCCACCGTCGCGGTGTGCGCCACGCTGGCGTTGGCGGTGATCATCGCCGTGATCTTGGCCGACCGGTTCCGCGTACGGCGAGGCGTCCCGCAGCCGTCCTGA
- a CDS encoding acyl-CoA dehydrogenase family protein, whose protein sequence is MSRFVQPVPPPVDPYAGDGLLRSWLERHLGPAGHAAAKGRLADLAADVAGPLRAAHADAEAHPPTLVRYDPWGARVDRIDTSAGWQAQRAAAARHAVVALPYLPDARGTWGAAARVVQHALLHLYGPESATFSCPVAMADGAAALLSLPEVDNGVRDAWLPRLISTDPAVAITSGQWMTESQGGSDLGRSSTIGRPAVDGSWRLTGEKWFCSAADAAMAVALARPEGSGRGSRVLAPFLVPRYAVDSPLAHGLAPGAPAPGVTVHRLKDKLGTRALPTAEIGLHDAYAVPLGDPAVPGLVRAMTLVVVTRVHNAAAAAGGMRRGLAYARAYADVRHVAGGALSSSPLHRATLGTLAVDAAGAFALAGHAFALLGRVEVGADPEAAAELRIVAPLAKLATGRLAVSSASEYVESFGGAGYVEDTGVPRLLRDAQVLPIWEGTTNVLSLDVLRALTREDAGAPLLARLAAAVDLARPLSPVLADTLAGAAAQLGDTITSVTADPGSPTVLAGARGLALRLAYALTTALLVEHAAWGDEQAALAARLWARRWLRHEEIAEDAHHHLDLLC, encoded by the coding sequence ATGAGCCGCTTCGTGCAGCCGGTACCACCCCCCGTCGACCCGTACGCCGGTGACGGCCTGCTGCGGTCCTGGCTGGAGCGTCACCTCGGCCCGGCCGGGCACGCCGCCGCCAAGGGCCGTCTCGCCGACCTGGCCGCAGACGTCGCCGGGCCGTTGCGCGCGGCGCACGCCGACGCGGAGGCGCACCCGCCGACGCTGGTCCGCTACGACCCGTGGGGCGCCCGGGTCGACCGGATCGACACCTCCGCCGGCTGGCAGGCGCAGCGCGCTGCGGCCGCCCGGCACGCCGTGGTCGCGCTGCCCTACCTGCCGGACGCGCGCGGCACCTGGGGTGCCGCCGCCCGGGTGGTGCAACACGCCCTGCTCCACCTGTACGGGCCGGAGTCCGCGACGTTCTCCTGCCCGGTGGCGATGGCCGACGGGGCTGCGGCGCTGCTCAGCCTGCCCGAGGTGGACAACGGGGTCCGCGACGCGTGGCTGCCCCGGCTGATCTCCACGGACCCGGCCGTGGCGATCACCAGCGGGCAGTGGATGACCGAGTCGCAGGGCGGTTCCGACCTGGGCCGTTCCAGCACGATCGGCCGGCCAGCGGTGGATGGTTCGTGGCGGCTGACCGGCGAGAAGTGGTTCTGCTCGGCCGCCGACGCGGCGATGGCGGTGGCGCTGGCCCGACCGGAGGGCTCGGGGCGCGGCAGTCGGGTGCTCGCGCCGTTCCTGGTTCCCCGCTACGCGGTCGACTCACCGCTGGCCCACGGGCTGGCGCCGGGCGCACCCGCACCGGGCGTCACCGTGCACCGCCTCAAGGACAAGCTCGGCACCCGGGCGCTGCCCACCGCCGAGATCGGTCTGCACGACGCGTACGCCGTGCCGCTGGGCGACCCCGCGGTGCCCGGCCTGGTCCGGGCGATGACCCTGGTCGTGGTGACCCGGGTGCACAACGCCGCAGCGGCGGCGGGCGGTATGAGACGCGGTCTCGCCTACGCCCGGGCGTACGCCGACGTGCGGCACGTCGCGGGCGGCGCGCTGTCGTCCTCGCCGCTGCACCGGGCCACCCTGGGCACCCTGGCAGTCGACGCGGCCGGGGCGTTCGCCCTGGCCGGGCACGCCTTCGCCCTGCTCGGGCGGGTCGAGGTCGGCGCCGACCCGGAGGCCGCGGCGGAGCTGCGGATCGTGGCGCCGCTGGCGAAGCTGGCCACCGGCCGGCTGGCGGTCAGCTCCGCCAGCGAGTACGTGGAGAGCTTCGGTGGGGCCGGCTACGTGGAGGACACGGGGGTGCCCCGGCTGCTGCGCGACGCGCAGGTGCTGCCGATCTGGGAGGGCACCACCAACGTGCTGTCGCTGGACGTGCTGCGCGCGCTGACCCGGGAGGACGCCGGCGCGCCGCTGCTGGCCCGGCTCGCCGCCGCCGTCGACCTGGCCCGCCCGTTGTCGCCGGTGCTGGCCGACACCCTGGCCGGCGCCGCCGCACAGCTGGGCGACACCATCACCTCGGTGACCGCCGACCCGGGCTCACCGACGGTGCTCGCCGGCGCGCGTGGCCTGGCGCTGCGCCTGGCGTACGCGCTGACCACCGCGTTGCTCGTCGAGCACGCCGCGTGGGGCGACGAGCAGGCGGCACTGGCCGCCCGGCTGTGGGCGCGCCGCTGGCTGCGGCACGAGGAGATCGCCGAGGACGCCCACCACCACCTGGATCTGCTCTGCTGA
- a CDS encoding TetR/AcrR family transcriptional regulator: MPLDRERIVAAAIALADEGGLEAVSLRKVAARLNAGPMRLYGYISTKQELFDLMVDEVHAEILPAEQPGDWREALRVLAHRTRQAALRHVWLADLLGGRPTLGPNGMAVTEAKLAALDGFADIDTVLRAVETVSSYLTGAIRREIANLRAERVTGLSKREWQRASGPHLTKMLATGRFPALTRAVHDGADVDAEASFATGLDWVLDAVAAKLSRPPAV; this comes from the coding sequence GTGCCGCTCGACCGCGAGCGGATCGTCGCCGCCGCCATCGCGTTGGCCGACGAGGGCGGGCTGGAGGCGGTGTCGTTGCGCAAGGTCGCCGCCCGACTGAACGCCGGCCCGATGCGGCTGTACGGGTACATCTCCACCAAGCAGGAGTTGTTCGACCTCATGGTGGACGAGGTCCACGCCGAGATTCTCCCCGCAGAGCAGCCCGGTGACTGGCGAGAGGCGCTGCGCGTCCTCGCCCACCGCACCAGGCAGGCCGCACTGCGCCACGTTTGGCTGGCCGACCTGCTCGGCGGCCGTCCGACCCTGGGACCGAACGGCATGGCCGTGACCGAGGCCAAGCTGGCCGCCCTCGACGGCTTCGCCGACATCGACACCGTTCTGCGCGCCGTGGAAACCGTCAGTTCCTACCTCACCGGCGCGATCAGGCGCGAGATCGCGAACCTGCGGGCCGAGCGCGTCACGGGCCTGTCCAAACGCGAATGGCAGCGCGCCTCCGGCCCCCACCTGACGAAAATGTTGGCCACGGGCCGCTTCCCGGCGCTGACCAGGGCCGTGCACGACGGCGCAGACGTGGACGCCGAAGCATCCTTCGCGACGGGCCTGGACTGGGTCCTCGACGCCGTGGCCGCCAAACTCAGCCGACCGCCGGCCGTTTAG
- a CDS encoding DUF6069 family protein, producing the protein MSAAAVTTPTTSTLRRRALAVGVAVVACLAIWSIGALAGVDYTVESPGKPATVIGAGAIFVVALGAALLGWAVLALLERFAPRAARPVWISLAVAVTLLSLVPLVGVEATGGAKLTLGATHVAVAVALIALLPRPRR; encoded by the coding sequence ATGAGTGCTGCCGCCGTCACGACCCCCACCACCTCGACCCTGCGCCGCCGTGCCCTCGCTGTCGGCGTCGCCGTCGTGGCCTGCCTGGCCATCTGGTCGATCGGCGCGCTGGCCGGGGTCGACTACACCGTCGAGAGTCCGGGTAAGCCCGCCACGGTCATCGGTGCGGGCGCGATCTTCGTGGTCGCCCTGGGCGCCGCCCTGCTCGGCTGGGCCGTGTTGGCCCTGCTGGAGCGGTTCGCCCCACGGGCCGCCCGTCCGGTCTGGATCTCGCTGGCCGTTGCGGTGACCCTGCTGTCCCTCGTCCCCCTGGTCGGCGTCGAGGCCACCGGTGGCGCCAAGCTGACCCTCGGGGCGACACACGTTGCCGTGGCGGTCGCGCTGATCGCCCTGCTGCCCCGCCCTCGCCGCTAA
- a CDS encoding tyrosine-type recombinase/integrase translates to MVFSDAPVLARPSAPPALPSGPVEVTEAWLRNRRLSEHTRDAYRRDVTGWLTWCAGRDLDPLRATFLHVNEYARALESTVAARSGRPLTPATVARRLSALSSWYDFLVKLGAVPANPVAGADRPRVDRDHSATLGLTPEEVDALLGAADADTGATALRNRAAIALLADLGLRVGELISLDLTDLGTERGHRSVRFVGKGGKQRRRALTPGSGYAVDAYLAQRAAATGVPVTQLTGPLLVTASGARLDRHSVFRMVRRLARAADIPAWAKLSPHSLRHAFATTARSEGVPLEDVQDAMGHADPRTTRRYDRDRHNLDRDPAYVVWAARSRRSN, encoded by the coding sequence ATGGTGTTCTCCGACGCTCCGGTGCTGGCCCGCCCGTCCGCGCCACCCGCGCTGCCGAGTGGGCCAGTCGAGGTCACCGAGGCGTGGCTGCGTAACCGGCGGTTGTCCGAGCACACCCGCGACGCGTACCGGCGCGACGTCACCGGCTGGCTCACCTGGTGCGCCGGCCGGGACCTGGACCCGCTGCGGGCCACGTTCCTGCACGTCAACGAGTATGCCCGGGCGTTGGAGTCCACAGTCGCCGCCCGTAGCGGCCGGCCGCTGACCCCGGCGACCGTGGCGCGACGGCTCTCCGCGCTGTCCAGTTGGTACGACTTCCTGGTGAAGCTGGGCGCGGTGCCGGCCAACCCGGTCGCCGGCGCGGACCGACCTCGCGTCGACCGGGATCACTCCGCCACTCTTGGGCTCACCCCGGAGGAGGTGGACGCTCTGCTCGGCGCCGCCGACGCGGACACGGGCGCGACCGCCCTGCGCAACCGGGCGGCGATCGCTCTCCTCGCCGATCTGGGCCTGCGCGTCGGGGAGCTGATCTCGCTGGACCTGACCGACCTCGGCACCGAACGCGGACATCGCAGCGTGCGTTTCGTCGGCAAGGGCGGCAAGCAACGCCGTCGGGCCCTCACCCCCGGCAGCGGGTACGCCGTGGACGCCTACCTGGCCCAGCGGGCCGCCGCCACCGGTGTGCCGGTGACACAGCTGACCGGGCCGCTGCTGGTCACCGCCAGCGGTGCCCGGCTGGACCGGCACTCGGTGTTCCGGATGGTCCGCCGGCTCGCCCGGGCCGCCGACATCCCGGCCTGGGCGAAGCTGTCCCCACACTCCCTGCGGCACGCCTTCGCCACCACCGCCCGCTCGGAGGGCGTGCCGCTGGAGGACGTGCAGGACGCGATGGGGCACGCCGACCCGCGCACCACCCGCCGCTACGACCGGGACCGGCACAACCTCGACCGTGACCCGGCCTACGTGGTGTGGGCGGCGCGGTCCCGTCGGAGCAACTGA
- a CDS encoding ATP-binding cassette domain-containing protein gives MSGFTTDDHWCGDPGRVATELTGSVTPIFPVISPARSGRPAAKLLRRGIEMARLVGPDDAYRVVYLPDGRARARGIPVPLFADPDCTIAADVQTTAGADIPESTVLVDVDSRIPLFLFPDGADVYTSINGGPTVALYARLNDRIGAGSADAAQRSANLADLANTAAARAVSLGALGLLDSAARRTPVGRMSQGQQRRLDLALALAGRPTLILLDEPTNHLSSALADELTAAIRDTGAAVVVATHDRQLLRDLADWPRLRVGDSPTPGARTRTTDREQEHLPG, from the coding sequence GTGTCTGGCTTTACCACGGATGACCACTGGTGCGGTGACCCCGGCAGGGTGGCGACAGAGTTAACCGGATCCGTCACGCCCATCTTTCCGGTGATCTCGCCCGCGCGGTCGGGGCGGCCAGCCGCGAAGCTGCTGAGGAGAGGAATCGAGATGGCTCGGCTTGTCGGCCCCGATGACGCTTACCGGGTCGTGTATCTGCCGGACGGGCGGGCCAGGGCGCGCGGTATTCCTGTGCCGTTGTTCGCCGACCCCGACTGCACGATCGCGGCGGATGTGCAGACCACTGCGGGGGCGGACATCCCCGAGTCGACTGTGCTTGTGGACGTGGACTCCCGCATCCCACTGTTCCTGTTTCCGGACGGCGCGGACGTGTACACGTCCATCAACGGTGGCCCAACGGTGGCGCTGTACGCGCGGTTGAATGACCGGATCGGCGCTGGCAGTGCCGATGCCGCTCAACGGTCGGCGAACCTCGCGGACCTGGCGAACACCGCAGCGGCGCGTGCCGTGTCGCTCGGAGCGCTGGGGCTGCTGGACTCCGCCGCGAGGCGCACGCCCGTCGGGCGGATGTCGCAGGGGCAGCAACGCCGCCTCGACCTGGCGCTCGCGCTGGCCGGTCGGCCCACGCTGATCCTGCTCGACGAGCCGACGAACCACCTGTCGTCGGCCCTGGCCGACGAGCTGACCGCGGCGATCCGTGACACGGGTGCCGCCGTCGTCGTCGCCACGCACGATCGACAACTGCTGCGGGACCTGGCCGACTGGCCACGTCTGCGCGTCGGAGACTCGCCGACGCCGGGTGCGCGAACCCGCACGACCGACCGGGAGCAGGAGCACCTACCGGGATAA
- a CDS encoding recombinase family protein, whose translation MAAHLAVGPLGTVPGGLGRPRRVVQGPGAGTPGRGTGPRRSGVRDAVRTFARRSSLVVGMFALMAEYEADVIRERTMAGLAAARTRGRNGGRKPKMTPELIDKAQRMYDSGSSP comes from the coding sequence ATGGCTGCCCATCTGGCTGTCGGGCCACTGGGAACTGTCCCCGGCGGCCTGGGTCGTCCTCGGCGTGTGGTCCAGGGTCCAGGGGCGGGAACGCCGGGGCGCGGGACGGGTCCGCGACGGTCAGGGGTTCGGGACGCTGTCAGGACATTCGCGCGGCGGTCTTCCCTCGTCGTCGGCATGTTCGCCCTCATGGCCGAGTACGAGGCGGACGTCATCCGCGAACGCACCATGGCCGGCCTCGCCGCCGCCCGCACCCGCGGACGCAACGGTGGCCGGAAGCCGAAGATGACTCCGGAACTGATCGATAAGGCCCAACGGATGTACGACTCCGGCAGTTCGCCATGA
- a CDS encoding FAD-dependent oxidoreductase, producing MRILDAAGTVLRDWRPSPDEQANPEIDRGQLRDLLLGSLDVRWGREVVQVVPGTEDGVLVRYADGGQETFDLVVGADGAWSRVRPAVSPVTPQYTGVTSVETSLDDVDTRHPDLAQLIGDGSVAVYGVNRSVVAQRNSGGHVKVYTKFRAPLDWHAELDLADVEAARSGILALFDGWAPDVLDLLGHGTAFVHRPFYVLPVSHTWAHVRGVTLLGDAAHLMPPLGAGANLAMLDGAELAESIAADPEDLDEAVRAFEERMWARASRWATITTAGLERLVSPDPAEALALFDQVQPS from the coding sequence ATGCGCATCCTGGACGCCGCTGGGACCGTTCTGCGGGACTGGCGACCCTCTCCAGATGAGCAGGCCAATCCGGAGATCGATCGCGGGCAACTCCGCGATCTGCTGCTCGGCTCCCTCGACGTGCGGTGGGGTCGAGAGGTCGTGCAGGTGGTGCCGGGGACCGAGGATGGCGTACTGGTTCGTTACGCGGACGGGGGGCAGGAGACGTTCGACCTCGTGGTGGGCGCGGACGGCGCCTGGTCCCGGGTCCGCCCGGCGGTCTCGCCGGTGACGCCGCAGTACACCGGTGTCACCTCGGTCGAGACCTCCCTCGACGACGTCGACACCCGCCACCCTGACCTCGCCCAGTTGATCGGCGACGGTTCGGTGGCCGTGTACGGCGTGAACCGATCTGTCGTCGCCCAGCGCAACAGCGGCGGTCACGTCAAGGTGTACACCAAGTTTCGCGCGCCGCTGGACTGGCACGCGGAGCTGGACCTGGCCGACGTCGAGGCCGCGCGATCGGGCATTCTGGCGCTGTTCGACGGCTGGGCCCCTGATGTCCTCGACCTGCTCGGCCACGGCACCGCCTTCGTCCACCGCCCCTTCTACGTCCTGCCCGTATCCCACACCTGGGCCCACGTCCGCGGGGTGACGCTGCTGGGCGACGCCGCCCACCTGATGCCACCGTTGGGGGCGGGCGCGAACCTCGCGATGCTCGACGGTGCCGAGCTCGCGGAGTCCATCGCTGCCGATCCTGAAGATCTGGACGAGGCCGTCCGCGCCTTCGAGGAGCGGATGTGGGCACGGGCCAGCAGGTGGGCGACGATCACGACGGCCGGTCTGGAACGCCTCGTGAGCCCGGACCCGGCCGAAGCCCTCGCCCTCTTCGACCAGGTCCAGCCATCCTGA
- a CDS encoding Hsp20/alpha crystallin family protein, which produces MLMRTDPFREIDRLAEQFFGTAARPAMMHLDAYRDGDHFYAAFDLPGVDPDTIDCTVERNVLTVRAERRRPSGDGVELVAAERPMGTFTRQLFLGDTLDTDKLEAGYEHGVLTLRIPVAERAKPRRVTITANGDGRRQINA; this is translated from the coding sequence ATGTTGATGCGTACCGACCCGTTCCGCGAGATCGACCGGCTCGCCGAGCAGTTCTTCGGTACGGCGGCCCGTCCCGCGATGATGCACCTTGACGCCTACCGCGACGGCGACCACTTCTACGCGGCGTTCGACCTGCCCGGCGTCGACCCCGACACCATCGACTGCACCGTCGAGCGCAACGTGCTCACCGTCCGGGCCGAACGTCGCCGACCCTCCGGAGACGGCGTCGAGCTGGTGGCAGCCGAACGTCCGATGGGCACGTTCACCCGGCAGTTGTTCCTCGGCGACACCCTGGACACCGACAAGCTGGAAGCCGGCTACGAGCACGGGGTGCTGACGCTGCGCATCCCCGTCGCCGAGCGTGCCAAGCCGCGCCGGGTGACCATCACCGCCAACGGCGACGGACGTCGACAGATCAACGCCTGA
- a CDS encoding GNAT family N-acetyltransferase yields MTIAARATWTTSVSRPDQPDAVLLLREYMTEMVVRYHRRPALPGEVDEALAEMPSDDLTNASGLLLLAHHGTDLAGCAGLRWHSGWAELTRVFVRPAHRGAGGGAALLTAVEQHARAAGAQAIRLDTRADLVEARALYARHGYVEIPAYSHGPYAEHWFEKRLG; encoded by the coding sequence GTGACCATCGCCGCCCGAGCAACCTGGACGACCAGCGTCAGCCGACCCGACCAGCCCGACGCGGTGCTGCTGCTGCGCGAGTACATGACCGAGATGGTGGTGCGCTACCACCGCCGCCCGGCCCTGCCCGGCGAGGTCGACGAGGCGCTCGCGGAGATGCCCAGCGACGACCTGACCAACGCGAGCGGGTTGCTGCTGCTCGCCCACCACGGCACCGACCTGGCCGGGTGCGCCGGGCTGCGCTGGCACTCGGGCTGGGCCGAGCTGACCCGGGTGTTCGTCCGACCCGCGCATCGTGGCGCCGGTGGGGGTGCCGCGTTGCTGACCGCCGTCGAGCAGCACGCACGGGCGGCCGGAGCGCAGGCGATACGGCTGGACACCCGCGCCGACCTGGTCGAGGCCCGCGCCCTGTACGCCCGGCACGGCTACGTCGAGATTCCGGCGTACTCGCACGGCCCCTACGCCGAGCACTGGTTCGAGAAGCGACTGGGTTGA
- a CDS encoding LLM class flavin-dependent oxidoreductase has protein sequence MRHGLEISCGGAAIPVSVLVELGELAEHAGWDGVFLEDYLIHYSGDEPSTYDPWLVLAAIAGRTGRVRLGTTVTALPRRRPAKLAREVLTLDHLSAGRATVAVGVGDPGDRGLAAFGEQTEVSVRAAMLDEGLDLLTGLLSGERVDHQGTHYRADGVALRPAPVQAPRVPVWVGGSTQAAAVRRRAARADGIVPYKLTDTDTWSDFTPDEVRELVNALPPTRADGQPFDVAIGGRRRRPDERAERAYLEDLAAAGATWWLEFVPVGEPAAMRAAVARGPLR, from the coding sequence ATGAGACATGGCCTGGAGATCTCCTGTGGTGGCGCCGCCATCCCGGTGTCCGTTCTGGTGGAGTTGGGTGAGCTGGCCGAACACGCCGGTTGGGACGGCGTGTTCCTGGAGGACTACCTCATCCACTACAGCGGGGACGAGCCGTCCACCTACGACCCGTGGCTGGTGCTCGCCGCGATCGCCGGACGCACCGGGCGGGTGCGCCTGGGCACCACGGTCACCGCGCTGCCCCGGCGCCGCCCGGCGAAGCTGGCGCGTGAGGTCCTCACCCTCGACCACCTCAGTGCCGGCCGCGCCACGGTGGCGGTCGGCGTCGGAGACCCCGGCGACCGAGGGCTGGCCGCGTTCGGCGAGCAGACCGAGGTGTCGGTGCGCGCCGCGATGCTCGACGAGGGCCTCGACCTGCTGACCGGGCTGCTCAGCGGTGAGCGGGTCGACCACCAGGGCACCCACTACCGCGCCGACGGGGTGGCGCTGCGACCAGCGCCGGTGCAGGCACCCCGGGTTCCCGTCTGGGTCGGCGGCAGCACCCAGGCCGCAGCGGTGCGTCGCCGCGCGGCCCGCGCCGACGGCATCGTTCCGTACAAGCTCACCGACACCGACACATGGTCCGACTTCACCCCCGACGAGGTACGCGAGCTGGTCAACGCCCTGCCACCGACCCGCGCCGACGGCCAGCCGTTCGACGTGGCGATCGGCGGCCGGCGCCGCCGACCCGACGAACGTGCCGAACGGGCGTACCTCGAAGACCTCGCCGCGGCCGGCGCCACCTGGTGGCTGGAGTTCGTCCCGGTCGGAGAGCCGGCGGCCATGCGCGCCGCCGTCGCCCGCGGGCCCCTGCGCTGA